The Sphaerisporangium siamense genome includes the window CCTCACCCATCCCGCCCCTCACCCGTTCCCGCCCCGCCGAACCGTGACCGGAGACGCGTCGTGAACGCCGGCCCGGTCGGCCGCAGGTTCTTCCTGAAGGGCCTGGCCGCCGCGGCGCTCGTCCCCGCCGCCTACCTCGGCGTGCGCGCCGTCACCGGCGAGGCCGATGCCGAGGCGCCCGCGAGCGACGCCGCGCTCGAACCCGTCCTCGCGCCCGCGCCCCGCCAGATGCGCGGCATGTGGATCGGCACCGTCGACAACGACAGCTGGCCCTCCCGCCCCGGCCTGACCGCCGACCGGCAGAAGGCCGAGTTCGCCGCCTTCCTGGACTTCGCCAGAGCCAAGCGCTTCAACGCGGTCTTCGTGCAGGTGCGGCCCGCCGCGGACGCCTTCTGGCCCTCGCCCCACGAGCCCTGGTCGCAGTACATCACCGGCGTCCAGGGCCGCGACCCCGGCTACGACCCGCTGGCCTTCATGGTCGAGGCCGCGCACGCCCGGGGCCTGGCCTTCCACGCCTGGTTCAACCCCTACCGGGGCTCGCTCCAGCCCGACCCCGCCCGGCTCGCGGCCGGCCACCCGCTGCGGCGCAACCCCGGCTGGGCGGTGCCCTACGACGGCCGGCTCTACTACAACCCCGGCCTGCCCGAGGTCCGCGCCTTCGTCCAGGACGCCATCATGGACGCGGTCACCCGCTACCCCATCGACGGCGTCCACTTCGACGACTACTTCTACCCGTACCCGGTGGAGGGGCGGTGGTTCGACGACGCCACCGCCCACGCCCGCCACGGCGGCGGCTTCCCCGACCGCGCGGCCTGGCGCCGCCACAACATCGATGTGCTGATCAAGGAGATGGCCCACCGGGTCCGGTCGGAGAAACCCCACCTGCAGTGGGGCGTGAGCCCGTTCGGCGTGTGGCGCAACCGCGCATCCGACCCCGGCGGCTCGCGCACCGAGGCCCTGCAGTCCTACGACGACCAGTACGCCGACACCCGCGGCTGGATCGAGAAGGGGTGGCTCGACTACGTCGTGCCGCAGCTCTACTGGACCATCGGGACGCCCGCCGCCGACTACGCCGAGCTGGCCGCGTGGTGGGCGCGGGCCGTGGCCGGCGGCGACACCCAGCTCTGGGTCGGGCAGGCCGCCTACCGGGCCTGCGCGCCCGGCGAGACCGGCGCCTGGCGCGACCCCGCCGAGCTGTCGCGCCACCTGGACCTCGGCCGCGACCACCCGGCCATCGGCGGCGACGTCTACTACAGCGCGAGCGACCTGCGCGCCGACCGCCTCGGCTTCACCACGCGGCTCTGTGAGGACCACTACACCCGGCCCGCCCTGCCGCCGCTCCTGCCGCGGCACGCCGACGGCCCCCGGCCACACCGCCCGGTGCTGACCGGCGTCCGCCCGGTCTCCGGCGGCGTCGAGATCTCCTTCGCGGCCCCGGAGCCGCCCCGGCCCCGCCTCTACGCCCTCTACCGCTCCAACGGCGGGGCCCCGGCCGAGCTGATCGCCACGCTGCCCGGCGCGCCGGAAGGCCGCCACACCGATCCCGGCGGCCGCCCGGACTCGGTCTACCACGTCACGGTCCTGGACCACGCCAACCGTCAGAGCCACCCGAGCCGCCACCCCGGCTGACCGTGGACGGCCGCCGGTCTTTCACGGCGGCCCCCGCCAGGGGCGGCCTATAGTTGCGCGAATCCGGGGCAGGAGAGGCTTATGGGCGAGGCCGTGCCGTTGGTCGTCGGAGTGGACGGCGGAGGGACGAGCACACGCTGCCTGGTCGCCACCCTGGACGGCGAGATCGTCGCGCGCGGACGGGCGGGCGGAGCCAACCCCCGCTCGGCGCGCGACCCCGGCGGCAACCTGACCCGCGCCCTCACCGAGGCGCTCGCCGCGCTGCCGTCCCCCCTGAGCCCGGCCGGAGTCACCGGGGGCGTGTTCGGCCTCGCCGGGAGCAGCGAATCCGGGCGCAGGCAGGCCGGTGAGCTGGCCCGCGGCGCGTGGCGCGCCGCGGGGCTGACCGGACCGCCCGTCGTCGTGCCCGACATCGTCGTGGCCTTCGCCGGCGGCACCTCCGCCCCGGACGGCGGCCTGCTGCTGTCCGGGACCGGCGCCGTGGCCGCCCGCATGGCGCGGCGCGCGATCGCGCACCGCTACGACGGCTACGGCTGGCTGCTCGGCGACAAGGGCTCGGGCTTCTGGATCGGGCGCCGCGCCGTCCAGGCCGCGCTGGCCCGCCTCGAAGGCGGCGGGCCGTCCACCGTCCTCACCGACCGCGTCCTCGCCGCCCTGGAGGACACCCCGCAGGGGCCGGACGAGCGCACGGCGGCGCGGCGGGCCGAGGCCCTGATCGCGGCCGTCTACGACCACGAGCCGGCGCGGCTCGCGATGCTCAGCCCGGTCGTGGACGCGGCGGCCAGGGAGGGCGACCCCGTGGCGCTGGCGATCCTGGACGAGGCCGCGCGCCGCCTGCTGGCGACCCTGGAGGTCGTCGGCCCGCTCGACCCCGGGCGGCCGGTCGTGTTCGCGGGCTCGCTGCTCACCGGCCCCACCCTGGTGGCCGAGCGCGTCCGCGCCGCCCTGCCCGGCCGGGACGTCTCCTACTCCCGCGACGGGGCCGCCGGGGCCGCCGCGCTGGCCCTGCGCGCCGTGTGGCCGGGCGGCGGCGAGGACCCGCGCGCCGAGGCGGCGCACCGCCGCCTCCTCGCCCCCTGACGGCCCGGGACGGCGCCCGCTCCCGCCGCGCCCACCCGGACGGCCGGACCACCTGCCGTCCCGCGAGATGATCGAGGCGGTGAGGTCGTGCCGCCGTGCGGCGGGCGGCGAGGGGCGGGGACGACGGGGGAGTGCGATGGGCGGCGCGCGTGTGCCGGGTGCCGGGAAGGCGGGGGAGGGGGCCGCGCGCGCCGCGGGG containing:
- a CDS encoding glycoside hydrolase family 10 protein → MNAGPVGRRFFLKGLAAAALVPAAYLGVRAVTGEADAEAPASDAALEPVLAPAPRQMRGMWIGTVDNDSWPSRPGLTADRQKAEFAAFLDFARAKRFNAVFVQVRPAADAFWPSPHEPWSQYITGVQGRDPGYDPLAFMVEAAHARGLAFHAWFNPYRGSLQPDPARLAAGHPLRRNPGWAVPYDGRLYYNPGLPEVRAFVQDAIMDAVTRYPIDGVHFDDYFYPYPVEGRWFDDATAHARHGGGFPDRAAWRRHNIDVLIKEMAHRVRSEKPHLQWGVSPFGVWRNRASDPGGSRTEALQSYDDQYADTRGWIEKGWLDYVVPQLYWTIGTPAADYAELAAWWARAVAGGDTQLWVGQAAYRACAPGETGAWRDPAELSRHLDLGRDHPAIGGDVYYSASDLRADRLGFTTRLCEDHYTRPALPPLLPRHADGPRPHRPVLTGVRPVSGGVEISFAAPEPPRPRLYALYRSNGGAPAELIATLPGAPEGRHTDPGGRPDSVYHVTVLDHANRQSHPSRHPG
- a CDS encoding N-acetylglucosamine kinase; the encoded protein is MGEAVPLVVGVDGGGTSTRCLVATLDGEIVARGRAGGANPRSARDPGGNLTRALTEALAALPSPLSPAGVTGGVFGLAGSSESGRRQAGELARGAWRAAGLTGPPVVVPDIVVAFAGGTSAPDGGLLLSGTGAVAARMARRAIAHRYDGYGWLLGDKGSGFWIGRRAVQAALARLEGGGPSTVLTDRVLAALEDTPQGPDERTAARRAEALIAAVYDHEPARLAMLSPVVDAAAREGDPVALAILDEAARRLLATLEVVGPLDPGRPVVFAGSLLTGPTLVAERVRAALPGRDVSYSRDGAAGAAALALRAVWPGGGEDPRAEAAHRRLLAP